Proteins from one Candidatus Desulfovibrio trichonymphae genomic window:
- a CDS encoding YkgJ family cysteine cluster protein yields MLSDLSAVFVACEQLQAEANVLFARVRAGHPDCVVCKEGCSDCCHALFDLSLVEAIFVNRAFAEAFPHGTQRSAILSRAFEADRALTRIKRDMFRAEKDGDAPLVIMGRAAQIRQRCPLLDDDNCCCLYERRPVTCRIYGVPASIAGQGHVCGFSGFEKGKAYPTVHLDKIQARLDHLSRDIAVAVKSRFTELHEVYVPLSTALLAVYDEAYLGVCPTAKTD; encoded by the coding sequence TTGCTGTCTGATCTGAGTGCTGTTTTTGTCGCTTGTGAGCAACTGCAGGCGGAGGCGAACGTCCTGTTCGCGCGTGTGCGCGCTGGACATCCTGACTGCGTGGTGTGCAAAGAGGGCTGCAGTGACTGCTGCCACGCGCTCTTTGACCTCTCGTTGGTTGAGGCCATATTTGTGAACAGGGCTTTTGCCGAGGCTTTTCCTCACGGGACGCAGCGTTCGGCCATACTTTCGCGCGCTTTTGAAGCCGACCGCGCCCTGACCCGCATAAAGCGCGACATGTTCCGCGCTGAAAAGGACGGCGATGCCCCTTTGGTCATTATGGGGCGTGCCGCGCAGATAAGACAGCGTTGCCCTTTGCTTGACGACGACAACTGCTGCTGTCTGTATGAACGGCGGCCCGTCACCTGCCGTATTTACGGCGTGCCCGCGTCCATTGCCGGGCAAGGGCACGTGTGCGGCTTTTCCGGATTTGAAAAGGGCAAGGCCTATCCCACGGTGCATCTGGACAAAATTCAGGCGCGGCTTGACCATTTGAGCCGCGACATAGCCGTTGCCGTGAAAAGCCGTTTCACAGAGTTGCACGAGGTGTATGTGCCGCTTTCCACGGCCTTGCTCGCCGTCTACGACGAAGCGTATCTGGGCGTCTGTCCGACGGCGAAAACAGACTGA
- a CDS encoding tetratricopeptide repeat protein, whose protein sequence is MKERYDDVDEYIADLKNEIEGNVQCANHYYNLGLALLSKRDFVAAEDALLNAVRNSPHLAEAFVQLGGICLQRDDLDGCLRYNEEAAKCRAKFPVPWSNIAFVHLQRGEPDKAIEAVKKALKWDTKFVQAKNALATALYMKGDFKACEETCREILREEPAFAPAWNNLALALFDQRNYAGAVEAADRAVEFGFEPAEGFLEELRPCRA, encoded by the coding sequence ATGAAAGAGCGTTATGACGATGTGGATGAATATATCGCCGACCTGAAAAACGAAATTGAAGGCAACGTCCAGTGCGCGAACCATTATTACAACCTCGGCCTTGCGTTGCTCTCCAAGCGGGATTTTGTGGCCGCGGAAGACGCGCTGCTGAACGCCGTGCGTAACTCGCCGCATCTGGCTGAAGCCTTTGTGCAGCTTGGCGGCATATGTCTTCAACGCGACGATTTGGACGGCTGTTTGCGCTATAACGAAGAGGCGGCAAAGTGCAGGGCCAAATTCCCTGTGCCGTGGAGTAATATAGCGTTTGTACATTTGCAGCGCGGCGAGCCGGACAAGGCCATTGAGGCCGTCAAAAAAGCCTTGAAATGGGACACGAAATTCGTACAGGCAAAAAACGCGCTCGCAACGGCGTTGTATATGAAGGGGGATTTCAAGGCATGTGAAGAGACATGCAGGGAAATATTGCGTGAAGAACCTGCCTTTGCTCCGGCCTGGAACAATCTGGCGCTCGCCCTCTTTGATCAGCGGAACTACGCGGGAGCGGTGGAAGCCGCGGACAGGGCCGTGGAATTCGGCTTTGAGCCGGCCGAGGGTTTTCTGGAAGAATTGCGGCCGTGCAGGGCATAG
- a CDS encoding DNA methyltransferase, translating to MVATAKLLTVKEASEWATNYIEKSVTPSNITYLIQYGRVKKIGENGTALVSQRDLMNYYQSYKGSREVHFKERLGDDLNWALSFEQYKEAETTKHVHRLHPYKGKFIPQLVEYFLDGHTDNFKTETYFNKGDIILDPFSGSGTTMVQASELGLHAIGIDISAFNSLIGNCKVTKYNISDLWCEIIQITNNLEFFIKNSHIVEFEEKLLRELNAFNNKYFPVQNYIYRLRNKLINEREYGVEKEKLFLLIYERLVSEYGIKLQQDKSKTFLDKWYSQHIRNEIDLIFGEIKKIQNSNTKKIISVILSRTIRSCRATTHADLATLIKPVTTTYYCSKHGKICKPLFSTLKWWKTYSKDTVKRLLQFDKLRTNTFQCCLTGDSRNLNIFEQIKNRNEKFSHLLEQQKINGIFSSPPYVGLINYHEQHAYAYDLYGFERSDEQEIGPLFKGQGKEAKRGYIQGISDVLNNCKKYFTDDYNVFLVANDKYNMYPTIAEIVGMQIIKQFRRPVLNRTEKDKAAYSETIFH from the coding sequence ATGGTTGCAACAGCAAAATTATTGACAGTAAAAGAAGCAAGTGAGTGGGCTACAAACTATATTGAAAAAAGTGTAACCCCTTCTAATATTACATATCTTATACAATACGGGAGAGTTAAAAAGATAGGTGAAAATGGTACTGCGCTAGTTTCCCAACGTGATTTGATGAATTATTACCAGTCATATAAAGGCTCACGCGAAGTGCATTTCAAAGAACGCCTAGGTGACGATTTGAATTGGGCACTGTCATTTGAGCAATATAAGGAAGCTGAAACAACTAAACATGTCCATAGATTACATCCATATAAAGGTAAGTTTATTCCACAGCTTGTAGAATATTTTCTTGATGGCCATACTGACAACTTCAAGACTGAAACGTATTTTAACAAGGGTGATATAATTCTTGACCCTTTTTCTGGAAGTGGCACGACAATGGTACAGGCAAGTGAATTGGGCTTGCACGCTATTGGAATTGATATTTCAGCATTTAATTCGTTAATAGGAAACTGCAAAGTCACAAAATACAATATTTCTGATTTGTGGTGCGAGATAATACAGATAACAAATAATCTGGAATTTTTTATCAAAAATTCTCATATTGTCGAGTTTGAAGAAAAGCTTTTGCGAGAATTAAATGCTTTTAATAATAAATATTTTCCTGTTCAAAATTACATATACCGCTTGCGAAATAAATTAATCAATGAAAGGGAATATGGAGTAGAAAAAGAAAAACTATTTTTATTAATATATGAACGCTTAGTCAGTGAATATGGTATAAAATTACAGCAAGATAAAAGTAAAACTTTTTTAGATAAATGGTATTCACAACATATTCGCAATGAAATTGATTTGATTTTTGGAGAAATTAAAAAGATTCAAAATAGTAATACAAAAAAAATAATTAGTGTGATACTCAGTCGAACAATTAGGAGTTGTAGGGCAACAACTCATGCAGATTTGGCTACGTTGATTAAACCTGTAACAACGACATATTATTGTAGTAAACATGGAAAAATATGTAAGCCTCTATTTTCAACTTTGAAATGGTGGAAAACGTATTCAAAAGATACAGTTAAACGATTGCTGCAATTTGATAAACTAAGAACTAATACATTTCAATGTTGTCTTACTGGTGATAGTAGGAATCTTAATATTTTTGAACAAATAAAAAATAGAAATGAAAAGTTTAGTCATCTGCTTGAACAGCAAAAAATTAATGGTATCTTTTCTTCACCTCCCTATGTTGGGTTGATAAATTATCACGAGCAACATGCGTATGCTTACGATTTATACGGTTTTGAGAGGAGCGACGAACAGGAAATTGGGCCGCTTTTTAAGGGACAAGGTAAAGAAGCAAAACGAGGTTATATTCAAGGTATAAGTGATGTATTAAATAATTGTAAAAAATATTTTACAGATGATTATAATGTGTTTCTTGTAGCAAATGATAAATATAATATGTATCCAACAATTGCAGAAATCGTTGGAATGCAAATTATTAAACAATTTAGAAGGCCTGTATTAAATAGAACTGAAAAGGATAAAGCAGCGTATTCAGAAACAATATTTCATTAG
- a CDS encoding TdeIII family type II restriction endonuclease, whose translation MPFHFRLLGKDKMALYSFIHSLSTNFGTSIFEPVAKFLASLNFVKAETQQTAGSQISNEAQRVIQSIMDDLSRAATTPNKIKEIKDIRAVCSRGKINTVKPTKVDLKLVSNNETIYLIDIKTAKPNAGAFKEFKRTLLEWVATTLADHPNAKIQTLIAIPYNPYEPKPYHRWTMRGMLDLDNELKVAEGFWDFLGGCGTYTELLDCFERAGLELRPEIDDYFLRFNNI comes from the coding sequence ATGCCTTTTCATTTTCGGCTATTGGGCAAAGATAAAATGGCCTTGTATTCATTTATTCATTCGTTGAGTACTAATTTTGGAACAAGTATTTTTGAACCTGTTGCTAAATTTTTAGCTAGTTTAAATTTTGTAAAAGCAGAAACGCAGCAAACTGCAGGATCTCAAATTTCTAATGAAGCACAGAGAGTTATTCAGAGTATTATGGACGATCTCAGTAGAGCAGCTACAACTCCAAACAAAATCAAAGAAATAAAAGATATTAGAGCCGTTTGTAGCAGAGGAAAAATAAACACTGTAAAACCTACAAAAGTTGATCTGAAATTGGTTTCAAATAATGAAACAATTTATCTCATTGATATTAAAACTGCTAAACCTAATGCAGGCGCTTTTAAAGAGTTTAAAAGAACACTTTTGGAGTGGGTTGCAACTACACTTGCAGATCATCCAAATGCAAAAATTCAAACATTAATTGCAATACCGTACAATCCATACGAACCGAAACCATATCATCGGTGGACTATGCGTGGAATGCTTGACCTTGATAACGAACTAAAAGTTGCAGAAGGGTTTTGGGATTTTCTTGGAGGGTGTGGTACCTACACTGAATTACTTGATTGTTTTGAACGAGCAGGGCTTGAATTACGACCTGAGATAGATGACTATTTCTTACGTTTTAACAATATATAA
- the rlmN gene encoding 23S rRNA (adenine(2503)-C(2))-methyltransferase RlmN, whose translation MINLLNFTLRELTDWMRTELCEPLFRAVQVWQWLWQKTARDFASMSNISKDCRARLAERAYIGWPETVLIRKSQDGTTKFLLRLHDGALVESVLIPSDARDGMRRWTQCLSSQVGCAMGCTFCATGQAGFERNMDMAEILGQILVARAHLGDTRPDRPTLRNLVFMGMGEPLLNLDEVMRSLAALNSTQGLGFSPRRITVSTCGIQKGLAALGESGLAYLAVSLHAPNQTLRARLMPKAARWPLDELLAALKTYPLKTRERITLEYLLMRNVNDTPEHARKLARIVGDVKGKLNLIAYNPITGASYEAPDKARVLAFEQCLWKRHITAVFRRSKGQDIEAACGQLRAFCY comes from the coding sequence GTGATCAATCTGCTCAATTTCACCCTGCGGGAACTGACGGACTGGATGCGGACCGAGCTCTGTGAACCGCTGTTCCGGGCAGTGCAGGTCTGGCAATGGCTCTGGCAAAAAACAGCCCGTGACTTTGCTTCCATGAGCAATATCTCCAAAGACTGCCGGGCGCGTCTGGCCGAGCGGGCATATATAGGCTGGCCTGAAACCGTGCTCATCAGGAAAAGCCAGGACGGCACGACAAAATTTCTGCTGCGGCTTCACGACGGGGCGCTTGTGGAAAGCGTGCTGATTCCCTCTGATGCGCGCGACGGCATGCGCCGCTGGACGCAGTGCCTGTCTTCCCAAGTCGGCTGCGCCATGGGCTGCACTTTTTGCGCCACCGGCCAGGCGGGTTTTGAACGCAATATGGACATGGCCGAAATTCTGGGGCAGATACTGGTAGCTCGCGCCCATCTGGGGGATACGCGGCCGGACCGCCCCACGTTACGCAATCTTGTTTTTATGGGCATGGGCGAGCCCTTGCTCAATCTTGACGAAGTCATGCGTTCGCTCGCCGCTCTGAACAGCACACAAGGGCTCGGCTTTTCCCCGCGCCGCATTACCGTTTCCACATGCGGCATTCAAAAAGGTCTTGCAGCACTCGGCGAAAGCGGCCTCGCGTACCTTGCGGTGTCGCTGCATGCGCCCAATCAGACGCTGCGCGCGCGGCTCATGCCCAAAGCCGCGCGCTGGCCGCTTGATGAACTGCTGGCGGCGCTCAAGACATATCCACTCAAGACACGGGAACGGATCACCTTGGAATACCTGCTGATGCGCAACGTCAACGACACGCCAGAACATGCGCGAAAACTCGCCCGCATTGTTGGCGACGTCAAGGGCAAGCTCAACCTCATTGCCTATAACCCCATTACAGGCGCGTCGTATGAAGCGCCTGACAAGGCACGCGTACTCGCTTTTGAACAATGTTTATGGAAACGGCATATTACGGCTGTTTTTCGCAGAAGCAAGGGGCAGGATATTGAGGCCGCTTGCGGCCAGCTTAGAGCATTTTGCTATTAA